Proteins encoded within one genomic window of Eurosta solidaginis isolate ZX-2024a chromosome 1, ASM4086904v1, whole genome shotgun sequence:
- the LOC137236929 gene encoding calaxin-like, with protein MTGNNLDATLDDVLSTRFYNQYHNLIKKMSMKTQFTETEISTILMVYHKLVLSNGPKARKLCTGQMFHLFMVFFKIKDISIVERIVQFITHDSKVHVDPVAWIKLFSVIMTNDLQKKMAFVFQIYNTSNDGYINRDNIAMAVSKFFDDLDEDELVEMRTDMADLLLKKFDVDRDELISFEDYKTVVTKQPLLMQFLGRCLPTKIDTTVIALCTNIMSKIDSEISL; from the exons ATGACTGGAAATAATTTGGACGCTACGCTCGATGATGTTCTTAGTACACGCTTCTACAACCAATATCATAATCTTATAAAGAAAATGAGTATGAAGACACAATTCACCGAAACGGAAATAAGCACTATTTTGATGGTCTATCACAAGCTCGTATTGTCGAATGGTCCTAAAGCCCGAAAACTATGTACAGGTCAGATGTTTCATTTATTTATGGTGTTTTTCAAAATCAAGGATATTTCCATTGTCGAACGCATTGTCCAATTCATAACGCATGATAGTAAAGTTCATGTAGATCCAGTGGCTTGGATTAAATTATTCTCTGTGATAATGACTAATGATCTACAAAAGAAAATGGCTTTTGTATTTCAG aTCTACAATACCTCAAATGATGGCTATATAAATCGCGATAATATTGCAATGGCGGTATCCAAATTTTTTGACGACTTAGATGAAGATGAGCTAGTTGAAATGCGAACA GACATGgccgatttgttattgaaaaaatttgatgttgACAGAGATGAACTGATTTCATTTGAGGACTATAAGACCGTGGTTACTAAACAACCATTATTGATGCAATTTTTAGGTCGATGTTTACCCACAAAAATAGACACTACCGTTATTGCGCTGTGCACAAATATCATGTCCAAAATTGATAGCGAAATATCACTGTAG